The Plasmodium yoelii strain 17X genome assembly, chromosome: 4 genome has a window encoding:
- a CDS encoding high molecular weight rhoptry protein 3, putative produces MPKNSLKKLFLASLSTFSISQVWGKDYFNGVLNQKLSDLLQCNFIAYYNAKVGGPNPNAFLDFVEEPEQFQWFVENYLSVPFKAPQHLSFNGEHDFKPCSKKKWMSEFLKEYEEPDISYLAKSLDNEQRHYYKTTFGDIEPVGKYAIFEVKEFDSYCILPPLVQTTIKDKNTKEYLSFQMDRTDYQIYLEMMGGKLSAMKHLCANMDYSEKKEVAKAIAEANNENSFKLVCPSYYLKLHYNAECKTKDNILSCIDDHIKNSCLNATKNEENPSICDHLINLFNSLRDYQIESFHKFLTTNELSFTKPKEPWVKPLFYVYSRKDLVNPNKQILSDAFKELKPKNKIYFSFSAEIPSGSNYVDNTQSNFKLGKKSSNIFVDAFQKIFSIFKRKSPSIPYISVKELSHKIDDFDFKTPKAPIQCMMIKKTLDLSIEVDIFKVAGAENICSVIEKYALSKDSDFKKTSKDKKLQKLDKIQKGFHVECILISTHIEAYNLIRQYLNLENVLSLVRYTSLYLHKFFKTVTSLKDHFLYNNMNAIKYAKSCGTAVLHVPSVLYRRNIYVPETFLSLYLGLSNLVLSNPSSPFFEYSIMDFFTSYFNKGTKKFIYYFISVISILHINRYYYEQIYCHHDKYFEALKSKMIHPDIVNKILEKIKSILNTPRYSKMLELYNKLEDDKLFDYDEMVKILKGFDEFAQNKDVQERAQRQIDNEEKPEIQTLEDMAKYNEEWLPKFSPPTVPYDDKDHPKPNPNIKFDENIRSDDNLTIADRDKELELELFRYIGTLKESKSTSDIESQSESDNESQSGSNNRSKTPSDNGSNTDLAFDEQVKPTDVEEMKTASKEYLNRLSGEDNDDETNGSNVNEEDNTPTSEPYTDEDKNLL; encoded by the exons GAGTTTTAATGGCGAACATGATTTTAAGCCttgttcaaaaaaaaaatggatgtCTGAATTTTTAAAGGAATATGAAGAACCCGATATAAGCTATTTAGCAAAATCTCTTGATAATGAACAAAGACATTACTATAAAACAACATTTGGAGATATAGAACCAGTTGGTAAATATGCAATTTTTGAAGTAAAAGAATTCGATTCATATTGTATTCTTCCTCCTTTAGTACAAACAActataaaagataaaaatactAAAGAATATTTATCATTCCAAATGGACAGAACAGattatcaaatatatttagaaatGATGGGTGGTAAATTATCAGCTATGAAACATTTATGTGCAAATATGGATTatagtgaaaaaaaagaagtaGCAAAAGCTATAGCAGAAgcaaataatgaaaatagttTTAAATTAGTATGTCcttcatattatttaaaacttCATTATAATGCTGAATGtaaaacaaaagataatattttatcatgTATAGATGATCACATTAAGAATTCATGTTTAAATGCAACTAAAAATGAGGAGAATCCAAGTATATGTGaccatttaataaatttattcaaTTCTTTAAGAGATTATCAAATTGAAAGTTTCCACAAATTTTTAACTACAAACGAattaagttttactaaaccAAAAGAGCCTTGGGTAAAACCTTTATTTTACGTTTATAGTCGAAAAGATTTGGTAAATCCcaataaacaaatattatcGGATGCATTTAAAGAATTGAaaccaaaaaataaaatttatttttctttttctgcTGAAATACCTTCGGGCTCCAATTATGTTGATAACACTCAATCAAATTTTAAATTGGGCAAAAAgtcatctaacatttttg TTGACGCATTCCAAAAGATCTTTTCGATTTTTAAAAGGAAATCACCCTCTATTCCCTACATTTCAG TTAAAGAGTTATCACATAAAATTGACGATTTTGATTTTAAAACCCCTAAAGCACCAA TTCAATgtatgatgataaaaaaaactcTCGACCTTAGTATAGAAgttgatatttttaaagtAGCGGGTGCAGAAAATATTTGTAGTGTTATTGAAAAGTATGCTTTATCTAAAGATAGTGATTTTAAGAAAACATCTAAAGACAAAAAACTTCAAAAATTAGATAAAATTCAAAAAGGATTTCATGTTGAGTGTATATTAATATCTACACATATAGAagcatataatttaattagacaatatttaaatttagaaaatgtTTTATCTTTAGTAAGATATACatcattatatttacataaattttttaagacCGTAACATCATTAAAGGACCACTttttatataacaatatGAATGCTATCAAATATGCAAAATCTTGTGGAACCGCAGTTTTACATGTACCATCCGTTTTATAtagaagaaatatatatgttccagaaacatttttatcattatatttagGGTTATCAAATTTAGTTTTATCTAACCCTTCTAGTCCGTTTTTTGAATATTCTATAATGGATTTTTTCACATCTTATTTCAATAAAGGAactaaaaaatttatatattattttatttcagtTATTTCCATACTTCATATTAACCGTTATTATTATGAACAAATTTATTGCCATCATGATAAATACTTTGAAGCATTAAAATCGAAAATGATTCATCCTGACATTGTTAATAagattttagaaaaaattaaGTCCATATTAAATACTCCAAGATACTCGAAAATGCTCGAGTTGTACAATAAGCTTGAAGACGACAAGTTGTTCGACTATGACGAGA TGGTCAAAATATTGAAAGGCTTCGACGAGTTCGCACAAAATAAAGATGTGCAAGAAAGAGCCCAACGACAAATTGATAATGAGGAAAAACCTGAAATACAAACCCTTGAAGATATGGCCAAATATAATGAAGAATGGCTTCCCAAATTTAGTCCACCAACTGTTCCTTATGATGATAAAGATCACCCCAAACCAAATccaaatattaaatttgatGAGAATATAAGAAGTGATGATAATTTGACTATAGCAGATAGAGATAAAGAATTAGAATTAGAATTATTTAGATATATTGGTACTTTGAAGGAAAGTAAATCTACATCTGACATTGAAAGTCAATCTGAATCTGATAATGAAAGTCAATCGGGATCTAATAATAGAAGTAAAACTCCATCTGATAATGGAAGTAACACCGATCTTGCGTTTGATGAACAAGTCAAACCTACTGATGTTGAAGAAATGAAAACAGCATCtaaagaatatttaaatagATTAAGTGGCGAagataatgatgatgaaaCAAACGGTTCTAATGTTAATGAGGAAGATAACACTCCTACATCTGAACCTTATACCGATGaagataaaaatttattataa